The following coding sequences are from one Streptomyces venezuelae window:
- a CDS encoding WXG100 family type VII secretion target, producing the protein MAKDLDVTYQDMRDAAKHVVKEKDKLNEKLDGLKKYIKNLVETGFVTKSASKAFDENFDEFVEGAKKTIDGLDGMGDYLTNAADKYEQIDDELGRAARK; encoded by the coding sequence ATGGCCAAGGACCTTGATGTCACATATCAGGACATGCGAGACGCGGCCAAGCACGTGGTCAAGGAGAAGGACAAGCTCAACGAGAAGCTGGACGGCCTGAAGAAGTACATCAAGAACCTCGTCGAGACGGGCTTCGTCACGAAGAGCGCCTCGAAGGCGTTCGACGAGAACTTCGACGAGTTCGTCGAGGGCGCGAAGAAGACGATCGACGGCCTCGACGGCATGGGCGACTACCTGACGAACGCCGCGGACAAGTACGAGCAGATCGATGACGAGCTGGGGCGGGCTGCGCGCAAGTAG